A region from the Ciconia boyciana chromosome 1, ASM3463844v1, whole genome shotgun sequence genome encodes:
- the SNRPF gene encoding small nuclear ribonucleoprotein F, translating into MSLPLNPKPFLNGLTGKPVMVKLKWGMEYKGYLVSVDGYMNMQLANTEEYIDGALSGHLGEVLIRCNNVLYIRGVEEEEEDGEMRE; encoded by the exons ATG AGCCTGCCCCTCAACCCCAAGCCCTTCCTGAACGGGCTGACGGGGAAGCCGGTGATGGTGAAGCTGAAGTGGGGGATGGAGTACAAGGGCTACCTCGTCTCCGTCGACGGCTACATGAACATGCAG CTTGCAAACACAGAGGAGTATATAGACGGCGCGTTGTCCGGACACCTGGGTGAAGTTTTGATAAG GTGCAATAATGTTTTGTACATCAGAGGtgtggaagaagaggaagaagatggagaaaTGAGAGAATAG